CTACATGGAATACTTCTGAAATCACCTGGGTCCAGCCATGGATGAAATAAATCCATCCATCTTCCACATGCAGGTGCTTCTCTAACGCCTGTTTCTCTGCCTGCTCTTGAAACAATAGCTCACCGCGGTAATTGATTTCCCATACAAGACTGTTCTCGGGAAAGCTGCATTTATCGGTAAGAGGCGACCCTGGAGCATCTTTGCCCAGCCCGGTTGCATTGACAATCAGGGAATGGGGCTTTAAGGATGCCAATGTTCTGTCGTTATCTTCTGGAGTCGGATTATGTACAAATTCAAATTGTATCTCGGGATGAATCCCTTCCAGGATGGCCTTGGCGGACGCAAGTCGTGGAACGCTTCTGTTGGCAACAATAATCCGTTTCGGTACATTCGATTTATGGCTTTCCTGTGCAAAGTAAACGGACATAGCCAGCGTGCTGCCCCCGGCGCCCAGGAGCAGAACCTCTCCGTCATAATCGCTCCAGTAGTGATCGGGTACAAAATGTTCCAAGGCTAGCCCGCTGGAGATAGGATCCTTAGCGTGGGCACAGAGCTTCCCGTCCATTTTGGAGATAGAGGAGACTTCGCCAAGCTTTTGGGCATAGGGATCAACATAATCGAAGAGATCCTTACAGGTTTCGTACAAATCAATTTTATGTGTCGTCACTAGAGCTCCCAGGGAAAGGGGATCGTTTTTTATAAACGTCACAGCCTCACGATATGCTTCGGCGCAGGAATGAGGCTGAAAGTCAATTCCTTTTAT
This genomic window from Clostridiales bacterium contains:
- a CDS encoding shikimate dehydrogenase, whose product is MSYYETASAPTIYFIGVTTEQSSIMRVFPKWADFLGLYSSVIKGIDFQPHSCAEAYREAVTFIKNDPLSLGALVTTHKIDLYETCKDLFDYVDPYAQKLGEVSSISKMDGKLCAHAKDPISSGLALEHFVPDHYWSDYDGEVLLLGAGGSTLAMSVYFAQESHKSNVPKRIIVANRSVPRLASAKAILEGIHPEIQFEFVHNPTPEDNDRTLASLKPHSLIVNATGLGKDAPGSPLTDKCSFPENSLVWEINYRGELLFQEQAEKQALEKHLHVEDGWIYFIHGWTQVISEVFHVEIKGDLLDHLSQIAKS